From a region of the Penaeus vannamei isolate JL-2024 unplaced genomic scaffold, ASM4276789v1 unanchor277, whole genome shotgun sequence genome:
- the LOC138859137 gene encoding uncharacterized protein, with translation MLLQCLGKGPDEQLSGGEQEQELGPECPSSQATASTTTAATAAAARSCNVPFGGTVTWHGRDAASHLSRIKHLMRTTYDRIDENSNLECESDSGYSGGASGTSSASSSVSSSRSSSRKSSASSFCSSRKSSTSSICSSRKSSASSVGGPPSPDALAAAMSVPDVALNNNNNNNTTIPEGTKPDPSDDDLKLLAALEEANRSVLEALVPGSNGRASNDPFDVCDPGIAIPPLFNNPAYFSVPNNPIPSWLQYPHTPLPPVSPYSSVPNNLIPRWL, from the exons ATGTTGCTCCAGTGTCTAGGGAAGGGCCCCGACGAGCAGTTATCAGGCGgtgagcaggagcaggagctgggGCCGGAGTGTCCTTCTAGTCAGGctaccgcctccaccaccaccgccgccactgccgccgccgcccgctCGTGCAATGTACCCTTTGGTGGCACTGTGACGTGGCACGGCCGAGATGCCGCGTCACACTTGAGCAGGATCAAGCACCTCATGAGGACCACCTACGACAGGATTGATGAGAATAGTAATTTGGA ATGTGAAAGCGACAGCGGGTACTCCGGTGGAGCGTCGGGCACCAGTAGCGCCAGCAGTAGCGTGAGCAGCAGTCGCTCGAGCAGCCGCAAAAGCTCGGCCTCCAGCTTCTGCTCCTCAAGGAAGAGCTCGACGTCAAGTATCTGCTCCTCCAGGAAGAGCTCAGCCTCGAGCGTTGGGGGCCCGCCCTCTCCcgacgccctcgccgccgccatgAGCGTGCCCGACGTggctctcaacaacaacaacaacaacaacacgaccaTCCCCGAGGGGACCAAGCCAGACCCTTCGGACGACGACCTCAAGCTGCTCGCCGCGCTGGAGGAAGCCAACAGGTCAGTCCTCGAGGCTCTTGTTCCGGGGTCGAACggcagg GCCTCCAATGACCCATTTGATGTGTGCGATCCGGG TATCGCCATACCCCCCCTCTTTAATAACCCAGCATACTTCTCCGTCCCCAATAACCCCATACCCAGCTGGCTCCAGTACCCCCATACCCCTCTGCCACCAGTATCCCCATACTCCTCCGTCCCCAATAACCTCATACCCCGCTGGCTCCA